A single window of Lytechinus variegatus isolate NC3 chromosome 8, Lvar_3.0, whole genome shotgun sequence DNA harbors:
- the LOC121420637 gene encoding uncharacterized protein LOC121420637 → MCPGNCPPTCHCSFKWVWILYIVAAGGFSVVAFEVIIYFIVKRKKTKKSAELQLTQTYSTCQDSQDIRSNKGRASTTDNLTGSNIQCDETDHTYEAAVGGSDAPSFYMALNPPDTGEPSPATRQDASNPNCSSADDYDDVALPERV, encoded by the exons ATGTGTCCAGGTAACTGTCCCCCAACTTGCCACTGCAGTTTTAAATGGGTCTGGATTTTGTACATAGTGGCAGCTGGTGGTTTTTCCGTAGTGGCATTTGAAGTGATTATATACTTCATTGTAAAGAGAAAGAAGACGAAGAAAAGCG CTGAACTCCAGTTAACACAAACCTACAGTACTTGCCAAGATTCTCAGGATATCAGATCTAACAAAGGAAGGGCTTCAACAACGGACAATTTAAcg GGTTCTAACATCCAATGTGATGAAACAGACCATACCTATGAAGCCGCAGTCGGTGGATCCGATGCTCCCAGTTTCTATATGGCATTAAATCCTCCTGATACAGGTGAACCATCCCCTGCCACCAGACAGGATGCCTCCAATCCCAACTGCTCATCAGCTGACGATTATGATGACGTAGCTCTGCCTGAACGGGTGTAG